The nucleotide window GTAAAAAGGGAAAAAAGAATGAGGGGAAACAGCAACATTACTTATAAATTGGATGTTTAATGATCTCTTATTCGATCTGGTACTGATGAAATGTTTTTCAACTCCTCTGGTTAACTTTTTTACATATGGGTTTATAGACTTATCTCTTAGCATTTTATTCTTACCTCTTTTAATCTGTCAGGTATAACGAATTAAATCTATGTGGTTTACGGTTTtgtagaaaatcatagaaaagcatGTTGACTGTGGTTAGAAATTAGCTGGGATTCCCTTCCATAGTTAAAGAGGACATCTGTGCTAATGTCATTTGGTTTGGTGTCTCCTTTGTAATTGCAGTGCGTCACTATGAAGTGGTTTATCTAATCCATGAGAAGCATGCAGAAGAAGTTGGCAGTGTTAATGAAAAAGTTCAAGGTAACACATTATACTTCCATCTCTCAGTTCTGTCCACATTCTCTCTACACTGTTTAGTTCTACTTTCTCATTATTGATAGTAAAGAGTGAAGTTAAGTCATGGACCAAGACCAACACAAATTTGCCTTGTCCCAATTACTTGGCTCCTTGTCCAAAAAAACTAAGGCTTTCTTGCCACAGAAGTTGGTAAGCTACTCTAGTTGCACCTTGATGCTATACACCAAAGTTGAGAACTTAATGGTCTTTGACCTTCTCAAGAACATAGAAGAATCAGTTTCCACGCTGTGTCATGGCCGCCCTACCAAACTCTTCCTGGCACCGACCTGGCATGTATCTTATCTATCACAGTGAGTTTTAGTAAGATAATTATGTCAATGTTCATGCAAGTCATGTTTAGGATTTCATCCTTTCCTATTGCAAGTAGTGTTTCAAGGGACACTCGTGTCGTAGATGATAAACAATCAATAGCGTATGAACCATTGAGCTTGTGATTATGGTTGGGTTAAGGGTTCCTATACTTCTCTAAAGTAGTAATTTGGTAGGGATACCTCCCAAAATTCACTATCATCTTATCTCATTGGTCAATTGCCCTATGAGAGTTGAGCCCCAATCACTAAACTGCCTCAGTAACTCAAATCATAACTTCCTTATGAAACAACTTTTCTGTTGTCATGATTAAAATTTGACCTGGCGGGAGCTCTGGATGCTTCTAAATGGTTCTCGCTATTCAATTTCCTAAGTTGTTTACATAGCCGTGCCTGTATTGAGTTGCAAATTATAGCTTGGACTTACTTGAGAACATGATCAGAAAGCTTGATAAAAATGCCATCAGGTGTGGCTATGTTTTTTTTCTGACTTTGCACACTTCTTGGTTCTGACTTATTATCAGCCATTAATGTGAATAAGATATGACTTGACGCGTTTTTTGGAAACCTATAGTAAGAATGGCCCCATGAGTGTTGAAATGACACCAATGCAGCTACTTACTGATCTATCCTAGGTTGGTTACAATATTTTCAGTTATTTAGGTTTGTAACTTTTAAGAATCAGAAATGTTCTGTCAATTGTTTTATGATCTTACATTAGACGAATGGTGTCTCTATTTGTTGGGACCTCCATCTATTGGTTTGTAGAGGTATAATCACATATGATGCAACTTGTTTGACATTGCTAAAGACAAATGTCATCAGATTTATGTAAACATGGAGTTAAATGTAATTTTCCTTTGGAGTTGTATTTCAACCTGACCTGCAATATCTTTTACTGCTTAAACACTTGCTGCAGGTTTTTTAAGGGAGAAGAAAGGCAAGATATGGAGACTGAATGATTGGGGGATGCGAAGGCTAGCGTACAAGATACAAAAGGCCAAAAATGCCCACTACATTTTGATGAATTTTGAGTTAGAAGCCAAATGGATCAATGAATTCAAGAGCATGTTAGACAAAGACGAGAGAGTTATTCGACACCTTGTGATAAAGAGAGAGAAAGCGATCATGGAGGATTGCCCACCTCCACCTGAGTTCCACACGTTGCATGCAGGTATGGATGATAATGATGATGAAGATGATTTAGATTATGATGATGCCTATGATGAAGAAGGTTATGATGAAGAAGGTTATGATGAAGATTGGGATGGTGAGGGCAATATGGAGGGTGATGATGATGACATGGAGGATGGCATTATAATTGTCAACAGTGATGATAATGATGATGGCAGCAAAAATTGGAATGATAAATCAGCTCATGCAAATGACAAAGGAAGAAGAAATCGGTTAAAAGAGAAAGTAAGTAGGTAGGTAGGTAGGTATTTTCTTGTAAGTTTAGGCAGCTTTTTTTGGGTTGAGAAATATTCAGATTTCTCAGGACAGGTTGATGCAGTATCTTACTGAGTATAATAGTACTGTGCACCAATTAAGCAAGGAAATCTTTTTGGTATGAATGTGTGAAAGTTTGCAATGCATGGGATTCTTTTATTACTTGCCTAATCCAATAATGTGATCTATTTCGAGCAAGGTGATCGCAATTTGGAACTTAATGCATTGGTACGCGGAGTTATTAAAATCATCGATTGGTTTGGTTTAGTTTAGTTtagaaaatcaaaaaattaaataaattaaaatttataatgaattaaattaaactaaattgaatTAAAGAGAAAATCGAATTTGATTTATTGGTTTTGTGCTTTTttttgagcttttttttttttaagtttattttggattcatTTTAACTCTCTAATATAAGAGTTGTggaaatgagaatgttaaggtggatgagtggtcatattaGATTAGATGAAGTTTGTaatgagaatattagagaaaatgtacaggtggtgccaattgagtataagttgagagaagggagattgaggtggtttggtcatgtgaagcgaaGACATACGGAtgttccagttagacaagtagaacacattaggttagaggatagaaataaaagaagggatagacctaaactgccccggaggagagtagtacaacatgacctataagTATCACACATTTTCaatgatttaacccaaaatcatttagaatggagaaagagaatctgtatagccgactccaaattttttggataaaagtttagttgagttgagttgagtttggaTTCATTTTAAACttagttttaattatttttaattctaattttagagttaataataattaaataaaaaataaatgatttgATTTAGTTTAGTATAAATTTTTCTTGAGAAGATTGATTTGAATTAAATAGATTTGTTATTTTTATATGGCTTAAATTTTAGATGTGATTTTATGAATTCAAATTTTGATTCGACTTAAAAACTTCACGTTACAATCCGATTAAGATAAAAAGTGAGGTATGAGGTGGGAGCGGAGGGCACAGGTTGATATTTTACCTTTTATAGTAACGTTGTGAAATGTTTAGGAAACACATTGAGACTAAAATTTGAAAGTTCTAAATGATTGTATCTTTTTAATCATAGTAGAACTTTGTCTCTTATTTTGCTCATAAATATAGACCTTACAATTATGCGATTATATATATGTCTTAAATTTATATGCTTGCTATATATCAAGATTAAATTTCCTAAAATTAAAGATCAAATTGATTGTCActtttttcaatttaaatatgTGGTAGATTATCTAAATTGTGCtatctaaaattataatatacttGTGTTAGTTTCTTCGAGTCGCACTAAAATTTGAATGAACTAATTTAGTGCATTGCTCTTCCATGGGAGAGTTGTTTGAGGAATCATTGCCGAATTATATATTTAACAGTAAAAATTATTGCTACTAACCTAATATTTCTTGTAATGGTTATTATATTAagctaaataatttaaaaaaaaatgaattcacAAAAATCTTGTGTCCAACGTTTTCTAAGGTggatttttttttagattttctttttttctctttttagttCTTTTCTTTAAATGAGGAAATCGCAGacttaaatcaaataattaatagtTTCTTATGACTAATAATCTTCTAACTTACACTAAAGCATAGAAACTCTCATGCGTGATCCTCCTCTATTGAACGAGTAATTGGTTTAGCTAGCCCCCACGTGTCAACTCATCTTTTGGCACCTGGCACTACTCTTACACTTGTACAAAGGAGAATCACTAATAATTTTTGTCAAAATGCATCTGTAAAATCTTGTATTTATGTGAGATatgtaattaaagaaaataaaaatttaaggtgTCAAAATAGGATATTTAACATAAATACAGGTCCTTTTATGCATGTAGCTATcatttttttcatatatatatatatgaccatCTCGAAGGTGAGGCTTTGCATCATTACACTAGCTGCTCTCAAAGAAAGCCAACAATACAACTATGGTTCCACCCACTTCGACCACCATAGCCACCTCTATTGCTTCTTTAATCCTCTTTCTAGCGTCAAACTCTTACTCCTATCCACCCACTACAGAGGGGTTGAGCTACTCTTCTATCCCAGATTCTGATGTTGATCTTCTTGAATTTCCTCTCAATTTAGAGTACCTAGAGGCTGAGTTCTTTCTTTATGGCTCTAAGGGTCATGGGTGAGTTGGATAGGTTTGCTCCAAATTTGGCCCAGCAAGGTGCAGCACCAATTGGTGGGAGGAAGGCTAATCTTGATCCTTTCACTAAAGATGTCATCAAGCAATTTGCTTGGCAAGAAGTGGAACACCTGAGGTTTGGTGATCTTTCTCAAGTTTTTTGGTTTATTTGACTTTCATTGATAACACTAACTAAAACtcattgtcttttttttttttttttaattttcttgtttGTGAATTGGAATGTGACTTTTCTGTGAAAATCCAGGGCAATTAAGAATGCAGTAAAAGGATTCCCTAGGCCATTGCTGGATTTAGGGGCAGAAACATTTGCACAAGTTATAAACAATGCATTTGGACGACAACTATCTCCAACTTTTGACCCCTATGCCACTCCTCTCAACTTCCTCATTGCCTGCTATATGATTCCCTATGTTGGCCTCACAGGATATGTTGGAGCAAACCCAAaacttcaaggttctgcttcAAAGAAGGTATCAAGATTCCGGATGcttttaacagttctttttttctttttagttaTGGATATTGAGTTATGTTAATTAGAACCCACATGCCTCTGCCTGCAATCCGTCACAATTGTAGCAACTGCTAAATTCCAAGTATATTGTGTTATGGCCCATATATATTAGAGAGAAGTATAaatatgttaatgtaaataggcTGTAATATTGTCTTTTAGTAGTAAGAAAAGCAGACGACTGTCTATTTACTGAACCACCTAAAATTCTTATATTTGTTTTTTCTCTCTTTATTTTCTAATCTGCCTGTGTTGTGGGTATTTTTCTCCAACACATTGATGGGTGCAATTTATGTGGATGTTCAACTTGTAGCATGCCTTTTGGCTGTGGAATCAGGGCAAGATGCAGTTATCCGAGCATTGCTATACGAGCGGGCAAAGGAGAAGGTGCATCCATATGGGGTAACAGTAGCCGAGTTCACAGATCACATTTCAGAAATAAGGAATAAGCTAGGAAATGCTGGTCTGAAGGATGAAGGCCTTATAGTTCCTAAGTACCAGGGAGCAGAAGGCAAAATCAGTGGCAATATACTTGCTGGAGACGACTATTAAGTAGGATTCGCAAGAACAACAGAAGAGATACCGAGAATTGTgtatggaggaggtgatggacgTGTTCCTGGAGGTTTCTTCCCGCAGGGAGCTGATGGTCGTATTGCTAGATCTTACTTGCACAACTATGATGTGGATGCATTTCTTGGAATTTTATGCTGTTTTATGACAAccaataaaaattttagttgcCTTTTTTGGTTTCTGTCTCTGTTTGTTGATGTTCAAAAGCTTAACGTGCAGTTAAGCAAAATGAAGATTGCTTTCTACTTGCTAACCAGGACAACTGGGAAATGTGGAATATCTAGTTACATAGAACCAAATGGAATAATACCATTAGTTatgttataaaaataaataaataataaatcatGTGAGCCATATTTGACATTGGCCTTATTTGTTTGAAATATCAATAGCTATTGATGAGTGTTTGTTAGCCATGGAAATTGCAAGACAAATTCCATTCAAGGGGAGAAACGCCTCATCCTGATCCTTCTCCACGTGTCTACTTGGATTTTGAGCTATCCACCTCTAAACTTGGACAAATCAAGTCTATATATACAACACCCTCTTGCATGGAACTCCATTGCTATTTAAAACAAAGCAATTAATTTAACACTAAAAGGCCACAGCTATGACATTGTCCACTTGTACCACCTTAGGCATCATTGTTGCCTCTCTACTCCTCATCACTCCAATCTCTTATTCTTCTCAACTTGtcattagaaatattgttgatgaTGAGCACAAAATCTCCTGCTCCATCCCAGAAAACGATATTGATCTTCTTGAATTTCCTCTAAATTTAGAGTACCTTGGGGCAGAGTTCTTTCTACATGCCTCAATGGGTCATGGCTTGGATAGATATGCTCCATCTTTAGCCTCAGGAGGTCCACGCCCCCTGGGTGCTAAGAAGGCTAATCTTGATCCTTTCATTAGAGATGTTATCGAGCAATTCGCATGGCAAAATGTGGGACATTTGAGGTACACATGATgatcttttttttctttgatattattCTCTGCTTCTTGAATTGTGCATGGAGGCGAAAAACAGATAAGTGGATTTAGAGTGATTTGAGTTATTCATTGAAATGCAATATAAAAAGtactttatttttcattattttgcgAGTTGAAAATTATATCgagtcaaaataattatttttataaaaaaaaaaattatcaatttaatttttaaattaattgaatcAACTCAAATAGTTAGTTTTAAGCTGAattattcaatttatcaaattggTTCTCAATTAAACTATTGATTTTGCATGTCATCTGAGTTtagataattttaaattttgtgagGATAAAGCAGACTGTGAATTGTCAAGTCTAATCAGATGAAAATTTGACCACTCTAATTGTGCAATTGTATTGTAACAAGTAGTGTTGAATTGATGCAGGGGCATTAAGAAGACGGTAGAGGGATTTCCAAGGCCATTGTTAGATTTGAGGGCAGAATTATTTGCCAAAGTTATGGACAAGGCATTTGGGCGATCACTATCTCCACCTTTCGATCCTTACGCCTCTGGACTAAACTTCCTCATTGCTTCTTACATGATCCCCTATGTTTGTCTCACAGGATACATTGGAACAAACCAAAGACTTGAAGGCTCCGCTTCCAAGCAGGTAAAATGCTCAACTCATTCAACTGCTTACTCCTAGTGGTCTATTACAATTTGAAATTTCAATTTTCTGATTTGTGAAATTAACTATACCTTCATATGTTCAGCTTGTCGCAGGACTCCTGGCAGTAAAGTCTGGGCAAGATGCAATTATCCGAGGATTACTTTACCAACGAGCATTCGAGAAGGTGCAGCCATATGGGATAACTGTAGCAGAGTTCACAGATCGCATTTCAGATCTAAGGAACAAGCTAGGGCATAGAGGTCTAAAAGATGAGGGCCTTATAGTTCCCCAGTACCAGGGGGCAGAAGGCAAAATTAGAGGTAACGTGCTGGTTGGAAACCAGTACTCGGTTGGGTTTGCAAGGTCTCCTAGGGAGATACTGAGAATTGTGTACGGAGGAGGTAACGAACATTCTGTTGGAGGTTTCTTCCCTCATGGAGCTAATGGTCGCATTGCTAGATCTTATATTCATTAGATCATGCGGCTATACCAAGGCATTCCATAATAATAATGAGTGCTGTTGAATGTTCCTATTGTTTGAACTTCATGATCTTTATAAAGCAATAAATTTAGCTTTTATAGAGTGACTGATTTTTGCtcttctccctttttttttttttttttttttattacaagttTGTGCATGCAAGCTAGGCTAGTTGGTTTGTTCATAGGCTTACAATCTCCATAAGCAAATATAATTAAAAGGAAACCAAAGAAAAGAGAATAACAACAATGAGCATCTGTGTACAAACTAACAAATAAAATGTGTGTTCATCTTTATACGAATATCCAAATTATGCAAATTACATGAATATTCAATCAATAGGAGAACGCAGCTCATTTTGTTGATGGCTAGACAACATGTTTGTCTGTTGAAGTTCCCTTCCCTGAAACATTATATATGTGCATCACACGCATGAGCTAGAAATCATCCAGAATGTGAATTGGCCCCCGATGACCTAAGCTGTCAAACAAGCCCCGGACCACATTGGGACAGTTACCCTCATTTAGCATCTTATCAAGAAACGTGAAGGCTTCTTCTACCCCAATCTGATTACGGATACCCCACAAAAgatttttttaagattttttttttctctttttaactcTTTTCTTTAAATAGAGAAATTACATGCTTAATCACGTAATTAATAGTTTCTTATGAGTAATCATCCTCTAACGTAACATTAAATTATAGAAACTCTCCTGCATGAGCTTCCTCTTTTGAACAAGCAACAGGTTTAGCTAGCTTCTACGTGTCAACTCATTTTGGCACCTGGCACTGCTCTTACACTCGTACGAAGTGGAGACTCACTAATATTTTTGTCCAAATCCATCTGTAATATCTTGTATTTATATGAAATAtgtatttaaacaaaataaaagtttaaggTATCAAGTTGCATATTTAT belongs to Hevea brasiliensis isolate MT/VB/25A 57/8 chromosome 4, ASM3005281v1, whole genome shotgun sequence and includes:
- the LOC110673005 gene encoding protein REGULATOR OF FATTY ACID COMPOSITION 3, chloroplastic, whose amino-acid sequence is METLLHTTATYPNPKQFYGRGLSWYRNASFNFPNGYCSAELFTSRKLSFGLRRYVTVGAKRKNNKKEDTHSFVPKPDEATGPFPEAVLLKEKKVQEDGKLLPEFADVEEQKLYEFLNLELESQLKVERMRHYEVVYLIHEKHAEEVGSVNEKVQGFLREKKGKIWRLNDWGMRRLAYKIQKAKNAHYILMNFELEAKWINEFKSMLDKDERVIRHLVIKREKAIMEDCPPPPEFHTLHAGMDDNDDEDDLDYDDAYDEEGYDEEGYDEDWDGEGNMEGDDDDMEDGIIIVNSDDNDDGSKNWNDKSAHANDKGRRNRLKEKVSR
- the LOC110649342 gene encoding desiccation-related protein PCC13-62-like, whose product is MTLSTCTTLGIIVASLLLITPISYSSQLVIRNIVDDEHKISCSIPENDIDLLEFPLNLEYLGAEFFLHASMGHGLDRYAPSLASGGPRPLGAKKANLDPFIRDVIEQFAWQNVGHLRGIKKTVEGFPRPLLDLRAELFAKVMDKAFGRSLSPPFDPYASGLNFLIASYMIPYVCLTGYIGTNQRLEGSASKQLVAGLLAVKSGQDAIIRGLLYQRAFEKVQPYGITVAEFTDRISDLRNKLGHRGLKDEGLIVPQYQGAEGKIRGNVLVGNQYSVGFARSPREILRIVYGGGNEHSVGGFFPHGANGRIARSYIH